A single Paratractidigestivibacter faecalis DNA region contains:
- a CDS encoding HhH-GPD family protein, translating into MPDATPTAPTPEELLAFRATVRERGRELYRDLPWRRTRDPYAIWISEVMLQQTQVSRVDDRWQRWLERFPTPAALAAAEPADVLDEWQGLGYNRRALAVHRAAQAVCEAGGQMPVAERDLVALPGIGPATAAGIRAFAFNLHGVYLETNVRTVLLHELLADRDGVTDRELSALADLTCPPDGVDKGTVPLSTFDVADAIAGASAEQPDDPRTWYYAMLDYGAYLKRTVPNPSRRAKAHARQSRFEGSHRQKRAEMVRLLLTHRADPAGGAPEDALAKELSQLEQKAGRTAIGAKDARALLLELAAEGFCRQEGGIWRA; encoded by the coding sequence ATGCCTGACGCCACTCCCACTGCGCCCACGCCCGAGGAGCTTCTCGCCTTCCGCGCCACCGTGAGGGAGCGCGGTCGCGAGCTCTACCGCGACCTGCCCTGGCGGCGCACGCGCGATCCGTACGCCATCTGGATCTCTGAGGTCATGCTGCAGCAGACGCAGGTCAGCCGCGTGGACGACCGCTGGCAGCGCTGGCTGGAGCGCTTTCCCACCCCGGCCGCGCTGGCCGCCGCCGAGCCCGCCGACGTCCTGGACGAGTGGCAGGGCCTGGGCTACAACCGTCGTGCCCTGGCGGTGCACCGTGCCGCGCAGGCCGTCTGCGAGGCCGGCGGCCAGATGCCCGTGGCCGAGCGCGACCTCGTGGCCCTGCCCGGCATAGGACCTGCCACGGCAGCCGGCATCCGCGCGTTTGCCTTCAACCTCCACGGCGTCTACCTGGAGACCAACGTCCGCACCGTCCTTCTCCACGAGCTCCTCGCCGACCGCGACGGCGTGACTGACCGCGAGCTCTCCGCCCTGGCCGACCTCACCTGCCCGCCCGACGGAGTTGACAAAGGGACAGTCCCTTTGTCAACTTTTGACGTTGCCGACGCCATTGCCGGCGCCTCTGCCGAGCAGCCCGACGACCCCCGCACCTGGTACTACGCCATGCTGGACTACGGCGCCTACCTCAAGCGGACCGTCCCCAACCCGTCGCGGCGCGCCAAGGCCCACGCGCGACAGTCGCGCTTTGAGGGGTCGCACCGCCAGAAGCGCGCCGAGATGGTCCGCCTCCTGCTGACCCACCGCGCGGACCCGGCCGGGGGCGCGCCCGAGGACGCGCTGGCCAAAGAGCTCTCGCAGTTGGAGCAAAAAGCGGGTAGAACAGCCATAGGCGCCAAGGACGCCCGCGCGTTGCTGCTTGAGCTTGCCGCAGAGGGGTTCTGCCGGCAGGAGGGCGGCATCTGGCGGGCCTAG
- a CDS encoding RrF2 family transcriptional regulator — translation MEIARKTDYALRMLATLATDPAGVVSVREVARANGVPYSFARSIQHDLALAGIVENSRGANGGMRLAVDPREVTLLRLLEAVQGPLALCGCDAAGADGGPCERRGACGFNPIWCNAEAMLRSFFGSVTLWQVVEEGCVPRFTGGFELLRPQEGSTVPGAAGAPDEKDSHA, via the coding sequence ATGGAGATAGCCCGAAAGACGGACTACGCGCTGCGCATGCTTGCAACGCTGGCCACGGACCCCGCAGGCGTGGTCTCCGTCCGCGAGGTCGCCCGCGCCAACGGCGTGCCCTACTCCTTTGCCCGCTCCATCCAGCATGACCTGGCCCTGGCTGGCATCGTGGAGAATAGCCGCGGAGCCAACGGGGGCATGCGCTTGGCCGTTGACCCGCGCGAGGTCACGCTCCTGCGCCTGCTGGAGGCCGTCCAGGGCCCGCTCGCCCTCTGCGGCTGTGACGCTGCCGGTGCGGACGGCGGCCCCTGCGAGCGCCGCGGCGCCTGCGGCTTCAACCCCATCTGGTGCAACGCTGAGGCCATGCTGCGCTCCTTCTTTGGCTCCGTCACGCTGTGGCAGGTGGTGGAGGAGGGCTGCGTCCCGCGGTTCACTGGTGGCTTCGAGCTGCTCCGCCCGCAGGAGGGCAGCACCGTCCCGGGTGCCGCCGGTGCCCCCGACGAGAAGGACTCCCATGCCTGA
- a CDS encoding HAD family hydrolase, producing the protein MQQATDMTPRKVAIFDFDGTIVDGQSGALFTTYLLRHGIMRLPRALHLGWWGLRYKLHLPYRQSEARELVFGALADLDPSTVDEVMHRFHDEVLLPRYRRQAREEVDRRREEGCVTLLVSATFKAMADVAARTLGMDAAVATLMEKDAQGRYTGRVQGDVIAGPQKYAAASAWCDKNLGQGAWELAYAYGDHHSDVDLLSRAKEAFAVCPGSTLRPIAKKRGWQILDWDE; encoded by the coding sequence ATGCAGCAGGCCACCGATATGACACCGCGCAAGGTCGCCATCTTTGACTTCGACGGCACCATCGTCGACGGCCAGTCCGGTGCGCTGTTCACCACCTACCTGCTGCGCCACGGCATCATGAGGCTCCCGCGCGCCCTCCACCTGGGCTGGTGGGGCCTGCGCTACAAGCTGCACCTGCCGTATCGCCAGAGCGAGGCTCGCGAGCTGGTCTTTGGCGCCCTGGCCGACCTTGACCCCTCCACGGTGGATGAGGTCATGCACCGCTTCCACGACGAGGTCCTCCTGCCTCGCTACCGCCGCCAGGCCCGCGAGGAGGTCGACCGTCGCCGTGAGGAGGGCTGCGTGACCCTGCTGGTCTCGGCCACGTTCAAGGCCATGGCCGACGTGGCCGCCCGCACGCTTGGCATGGACGCCGCCGTGGCCACCCTGATGGAGAAGGACGCCCAGGGCCGCTACACCGGCCGCGTCCAGGGAGACGTCATTGCCGGCCCGCAGAAGTACGCCGCGGCCTCCGCGTGGTGCGACAAGAACCTCGGCCAGGGAGCCTGGGAGCTCGCCTACGCCTACGGCGACCACCACAGCGACGTGGACCTGCTGTCCCGCGCCAAGGAGGCCTTTGCCGTCTGCCCCGGCTCCACGCTGCGCCCCATTGCCAAGAAGCGTGGCTGGCAAATCCTGGACTGGGACGAATAG
- the recR gene encoding recombination mediator RecR has protein sequence MSPSPNDGRALQRLLDELGRLPGIGPKSAQRIAYYLLEADAEEARRLVQAILEVKQQVHFCPVCFSYATRETCDVCSDSSRDRASICVVSEPRDVQAIERTGSYHGLYHVLGGVISPMDKIGPEQLHVRELLQRLADGEVKEVILATNPDVEGETTATYLSRVIRPLGVRVTRLASGLPVGGDLEYADEVTLGRAIEARREV, from the coding sequence ATGAGCCCCTCCCCAAACGACGGGCGTGCGCTCCAGCGGCTGCTGGACGAGCTGGGCAGGCTGCCGGGCATTGGCCCCAAGTCTGCCCAGCGCATTGCGTACTACCTGCTTGAGGCCGATGCCGAGGAGGCCCGCCGCCTGGTGCAGGCCATCCTCGAGGTCAAGCAGCAGGTCCACTTCTGCCCCGTCTGCTTCAGCTACGCCACGCGCGAGACGTGCGACGTCTGCTCGGACTCCTCGCGCGACCGCGCCTCCATCTGCGTGGTCTCCGAGCCGCGCGACGTGCAGGCCATTGAGCGCACGGGCAGCTACCATGGCCTCTATCACGTGCTGGGCGGCGTCATCAGCCCCATGGACAAGATCGGCCCCGAGCAGCTCCACGTCCGCGAGCTGCTCCAGCGCCTGGCGGACGGCGAGGTCAAGGAGGTCATTCTGGCCACCAACCCCGACGTCGAGGGAGAGACCACCGCAACGTACCTCTCGCGCGTCATCCGGCCCCTCGGCGTGCGCGTGACCAGGCTCGCCAGTGGCCTACCCGTTGGCGGAGACCTGGAGTACGCTGACGAGGTGACCCTCGGCCGCGCCATCGAGGCCCGCCGCGAGGTCTAG
- a CDS encoding YbaB/EbfC family nucleoid-associated protein translates to MSKGFNMGGMNRNQMMQQARKMQEQLLAAQQKAAETEVSSTAGGGAVKVTAAGDMRIKSLTIDPSAIDPDDVEMLQDMILAAVNDALDSAETMAGQQMSAVTGGLNIPGLF, encoded by the coding sequence ATGTCCAAGGGATTCAACATGGGCGGCATGAACCGCAACCAGATGATGCAGCAGGCCCGAAAGATGCAGGAGCAGCTGCTCGCGGCCCAGCAGAAGGCTGCCGAGACTGAGGTCAGCTCCACCGCGGGCGGCGGCGCCGTCAAGGTCACCGCCGCGGGAGACATGCGCATCAAGTCCCTCACCATCGACCCGTCCGCCATCGACCCGGACGACGTTGAGATGCTCCAGGACATGATCCTGGCCGCCGTCAACGACGCCCTGGACTCCGCCGAGACCATGGCTGGCCAGCAGATGAGCGCCGTGACCGGCGGTCTCAACATCCCGGGGCTCTTCTAG
- the dnaX gene encoding DNA polymerase III subunit gamma/tau — protein sequence MESLYTKYRPQTFEQVVGQKHVVETLKRAVVEGRTSHAYLFCGPRGTGKTTMARLLAKALMCEKGPGQLPDGTCDQCRLIAAGEHPDVAELDAASRTGVDNVREEILSRVNYAPTMGRCKVYIIDEVHMLTPAAFNALLKTLEEPPEHVVFIMCTTDPQKILATILSRVQRFDFHSIGNDEMQAHLAYVCGEEGFTYDDAALELVVRHARGGMRDALTSLEQLSVFGNGNISVAAAQDFLGEVSGSVLGGVVNALAKRDVPALFGEVEKLMSSGRDLLQFTKELAARMRDVYVVAAVPCATDVVSARGADFEALRSEAAAFGSVDRLSRILTVLGDASSEMRTATNQRLVLEIAFTRIARPEADLTLDALADRVAYLEHELETLKKSGLPVAAPSQPAPTPQVNQGTPATAPATAPSAPAPAAPVQPAAVPQAVAPQPAAPAAISVADRPLGASPSASRAASGARSAERRAAGGSPQRPASASAPAAAPARPAMTDPAELQRTWKRVVDNLVHEAPSKGSLLMSSSPVSDDGEKLVVSLPKGSRFAAKMLERADVRETVDGCVRVAFGYRQLVFVESSMANKTIANADRAAAAPAPRPAAPAPAPAPAPPAPRPASAQAPAPAAPQPAAPTYDAPWDDVPPYTDNDAAAYAPEDAGQPASPTAPPAVSGMPVAAAPQPVSSAGGTSLGASREASEARSAERRAAEGSPSGGASAATPAPFSPSDQPEPAAGVVEDVSSHPEFSDIASMLTEAFGAPLSISVEPAVTTSDDDAAAELSYDDNGADEDPGFADEPEDDADAED from the coding sequence ATGGAATCGCTCTACACAAAGTACCGCCCGCAGACGTTTGAGCAGGTAGTTGGTCAGAAGCACGTCGTGGAGACGCTCAAGCGCGCCGTCGTCGAGGGCCGTACCAGCCACGCCTACCTCTTCTGCGGCCCGCGCGGCACGGGCAAGACTACCATGGCGCGCCTGCTCGCCAAGGCCCTCATGTGCGAGAAAGGCCCCGGCCAGCTTCCGGACGGCACCTGCGACCAGTGCCGCCTCATCGCCGCCGGCGAGCACCCGGACGTGGCCGAGCTGGACGCCGCCTCCCGCACTGGCGTGGACAACGTCCGCGAGGAGATCCTCTCCCGCGTGAACTACGCGCCGACCATGGGCCGCTGCAAGGTCTACATCATCGACGAGGTCCACATGCTGACCCCGGCGGCCTTCAACGCCCTGCTCAAGACCCTCGAGGAGCCGCCCGAGCACGTGGTGTTCATCATGTGCACCACCGATCCGCAGAAGATCCTCGCGACCATCCTCTCGCGCGTGCAGCGCTTTGACTTCCACAGCATCGGCAACGACGAGATGCAGGCCCACCTTGCCTACGTCTGCGGCGAGGAGGGCTTCACCTACGACGACGCGGCCCTCGAGCTGGTCGTTCGCCACGCCCGCGGCGGCATGCGAGACGCTCTGACCTCCCTGGAGCAGCTCTCGGTCTTTGGCAACGGCAATATCTCCGTGGCAGCGGCCCAGGACTTCCTCGGCGAGGTCTCCGGCTCGGTCCTCGGTGGCGTGGTCAACGCTCTGGCCAAGCGAGACGTGCCTGCCCTCTTCGGCGAGGTCGAGAAGCTCATGAGCTCCGGCCGCGACCTCCTGCAGTTCACCAAGGAGCTCGCCGCCCGCATGAGGGACGTCTACGTCGTGGCGGCCGTGCCCTGCGCGACCGACGTGGTCAGCGCCCGCGGCGCGGACTTTGAGGCCCTACGCTCCGAGGCCGCCGCCTTCGGCTCCGTAGACCGGCTCTCCCGCATCCTCACCGTCCTGGGCGACGCCTCCAGCGAGATGAGAACCGCAACCAACCAGCGCCTGGTCTTGGAGATCGCCTTCACCCGCATTGCCCGCCCCGAGGCCGACCTCACCCTCGACGCCCTCGCCGACCGCGTGGCCTACCTCGAGCACGAGCTGGAGACCCTGAAGAAGAGCGGCCTGCCCGTGGCGGCCCCCTCCCAGCCCGCGCCAACCCCCCAGGTCAACCAAGGCACCCCCGCGACCGCCCCGGCGACGGCTCCGAGCGCACCTGCTCCTGCGGCGCCCGTCCAGCCTGCCGCAGTCCCGCAGGCGGTAGCCCCGCAGCCGGCCGCACCCGCTGCGATCTCCGTTGCCGACAGGCCTCTGGGGGCTTCCCCCAGCGCGAGTCGCGCAGCGAGCGGAGCGCGTAGCGCGGAGCGCCGAGCGGCTGGGGGAAGCCCCCAGAGGCCGGCAAGCGCGAGCGCGCCTGCCGCCGCACCCGCCCGTCCGGCCATGACCGACCCCGCGGAGCTGCAGCGCACCTGGAAGCGCGTCGTCGACAACCTGGTGCACGAGGCGCCGTCCAAGGGCTCGCTCCTCATGAGCTCCAGTCCGGTCTCTGACGATGGCGAGAAGCTCGTGGTCTCGCTGCCCAAGGGCTCGCGCTTTGCAGCGAAGATGCTCGAGCGCGCCGACGTCCGCGAGACCGTGGACGGCTGCGTTCGCGTGGCATTTGGCTATCGCCAGCTGGTCTTTGTTGAGTCCAGCATGGCAAACAAGACCATTGCCAACGCCGACCGCGCCGCCGCGGCTCCTGCGCCCCGTCCGGCCGCTCCCGCCCCGGCTCCGGCGCCCGCTCCGCCCGCACCCAGGCCCGCTTCCGCCCAGGCCCCGGCCCCCGCGGCACCCCAGCCTGCCGCCCCGACCTACGACGCCCCCTGGGACGACGTGCCCCCCTACACCGACAATGACGCCGCCGCGTATGCCCCCGAGGACGCCGGGCAGCCCGCGTCCCCCACGGCCCCGCCTGCGGTCTCGGGCATGCCGGTAGCTGCGGCCCCGCAACCCGTCAGCTCCGCCGGAGGGACTTCCCTCGGCGCGAGTCGCGAAGCGAGCGAGGCGCGTAGCGCCGAGCGCCGAGCAGCTGAGGGAAGTCCCTCCGGCGGAGCGTCGGCCGCGACGCCCGCGCCCTTCTCGCCGTCCGATCAGCCCGAGCCCGCAGCCGGCGTCGTGGAGGACGTGAGCTCCCACCCGGAGTTCTCGGACATTGCCTCCATGCTCACCGAGGCGTTTGGCGCGCCGCTGTCCATAAGCGTCGAGCCCGCGGTGACCACCTCTGATGATGACGCGGCGGCCGAGCTCTCCTATGATGACAACGGCGCGGACGAGGACCCCGGCTTTGCCGACGAGCCCGAAGACGACGCTGACGCGGAAGACTAG
- a CDS encoding glycoside hydrolase family 3 C-terminal domain-containing protein: MAKQISTARKVGRVIKSAVKIVVAVALVAVLVVMNVVLPGTMSSVGRMANNILGYEQHWDNSKAADDGLDLQYNKADYTKDTIKDAQKELDQQIAAEGITMLQNDDQSLPLAQGTKLSFFGESVKSLASSQSMLSQVMSSGGDDLSKLADALKAHGLDVNQELLDFYTTGAGKDYKLGSGSQSFGVSEDFSINECPLSVLGDNGMLDGAQGTTPIFVLRRVAGEGRDMPRSMYNHASNPVDQAKTYLEPDTTELEILQYLNDNYDNTVLVVNTASALDLDFLRNMPNIKSVLFVPSLGTYGMDSFAGILAGDVNPSGRTADTFSGNPLGSPAAQNYGDYEYVDESGNLTGYNYATYEEGIYVGYKYYETRYEDAVLGQGNAGDFDYDAEVTHPFGFGLSYTTFEWSDFATSWNGEKCTATVTVKNTGDRAGKDVVELYAQSPYTDYDRANGVEKAAVELVGFGKTKLLEPGESQTLTIEFDREQLKSYDTNGAKTYILDAGTYYIAAGANAHAAENNILAARGVAAGAEAGGNAALVATYVPDNADVDVTTYAMDSKTGVAITNQFDAAAGDATYLTRADWEGTFPTHDGTPMAGQISTWGNEINGVDADGNPAALLYTKTASADLLAKLDSTESGSPVDRASITDKPVYGAKNGLELIDMRGLDYDDPKWSDLLDELTPEDYFLSVGVGGYGTAGLKSVQKPFNVDADTAAGLIYGGAGSMVSGDSVMYCTPVTVAMTYNQDIYSRYGEMVGNEAILGGAAGWYAPSMNIHRTPFTGRNGEYYSEDGFLSGVVGSLEVRGAASKGLYATIKHFALNDQENHRGDTAGQKSMATWANEQAIREVYLTPFEMCTKVDDVEMSYLQKDGDTYKTATREVPACTAVMSAFNRIGATWTGGNYALLTGVLANEWGFRGWIVTDSASSAGSYMDASQMIEAGGVSKLAQAESLAKWSFDQNDPAEYHYAREAVHKLLYTTANSHVMNGAMHGSVWVDGPQKLDYVRWIGTGVSLVGLGLIGFTGWRNHVKRRAERVERE; this comes from the coding sequence GTGGCAAAGCAGATAAGTACCGCTCGCAAGGTGGGGCGGGTGATAAAGAGTGCCGTCAAGATTGTGGTGGCCGTGGCGCTGGTGGCCGTGCTTGTGGTCATGAACGTCGTGCTGCCGGGTACGATGAGCTCCGTAGGCCGCATGGCCAATAACATCCTCGGCTACGAGCAGCATTGGGACAACTCCAAGGCCGCAGACGACGGTCTTGACCTGCAGTACAACAAGGCCGACTACACCAAGGACACCATCAAGGACGCCCAGAAGGAGCTGGACCAGCAAATTGCGGCCGAGGGCATCACGATGCTCCAGAACGACGACCAGAGCCTGCCGCTCGCTCAGGGCACCAAGCTCAGCTTCTTTGGCGAGTCCGTCAAGAGCCTCGCGTCCTCGCAAAGCATGCTGAGCCAGGTTATGAGCTCGGGTGGCGATGACTTGAGCAAGCTCGCCGACGCCCTCAAGGCCCATGGGCTGGACGTCAACCAGGAGCTTCTTGACTTCTATACCACGGGGGCCGGCAAGGACTACAAGCTGGGCTCCGGCTCCCAGAGCTTCGGCGTCTCTGAAGACTTCTCCATCAACGAGTGCCCGCTCTCCGTCCTGGGCGACAACGGTATGCTGGATGGCGCCCAGGGCACCACGCCCATCTTTGTCCTTCGCCGCGTGGCCGGCGAGGGCCGAGACATGCCGCGCTCCATGTACAACCACGCGAGCAATCCCGTCGACCAGGCCAAGACCTACCTCGAGCCCGACACTACCGAGCTGGAGATCTTGCAGTACCTCAACGACAACTATGACAACACGGTGCTCGTGGTGAACACCGCCTCCGCGCTTGACCTGGACTTCCTGCGCAACATGCCCAACATCAAGTCCGTGCTCTTCGTGCCGTCGCTGGGCACCTACGGCATGGACTCCTTCGCCGGCATCCTGGCGGGCGACGTCAACCCGTCCGGTCGCACGGCGGACACTTTCTCGGGCAACCCGCTGGGCTCTCCTGCCGCACAGAACTACGGTGACTACGAGTATGTGGACGAGTCCGGCAACCTCACCGGCTACAACTACGCCACCTACGAGGAGGGCATCTACGTCGGCTACAAGTACTACGAGACCCGCTACGAGGACGCCGTCCTCGGCCAGGGCAATGCTGGCGACTTTGACTACGATGCCGAGGTCACGCACCCCTTTGGCTTTGGCCTCTCCTACACCACCTTTGAGTGGAGCGACTTTGCCACCTCATGGAACGGCGAGAAGTGCACCGCCACGGTGACCGTCAAGAACACCGGCGACCGTGCGGGCAAGGACGTCGTGGAGCTCTACGCCCAGAGTCCCTACACCGACTACGACCGCGCCAACGGCGTTGAGAAGGCCGCCGTCGAGCTCGTGGGCTTTGGCAAGACCAAGCTCCTGGAGCCCGGCGAGAGCCAGACCCTCACCATCGAGTTCGACCGCGAGCAGCTCAAGTCCTATGACACCAACGGTGCCAAGACCTACATCCTTGACGCGGGCACCTACTACATCGCCGCAGGCGCCAACGCACACGCCGCCGAGAACAACATTCTGGCCGCTCGCGGCGTCGCTGCGGGCGCCGAGGCCGGCGGCAATGCCGCGCTGGTCGCGACCTACGTCCCGGATAACGCCGACGTCGACGTGACCACCTACGCCATGGACTCCAAGACCGGTGTCGCCATCACCAACCAGTTCGACGCCGCCGCAGGCGACGCGACCTACCTCACCCGTGCTGACTGGGAGGGCACCTTCCCCACGCACGACGGTACGCCCATGGCCGGCCAGATCTCTACTTGGGGCAACGAGATCAACGGCGTTGACGCCGACGGCAACCCCGCCGCGCTCCTCTACACCAAGACGGCAAGCGCAGATCTTCTCGCCAAGCTTGACTCCACCGAGTCCGGCAGCCCCGTGGACCGCGCGAGCATCACCGACAAGCCCGTCTATGGCGCCAAGAACGGCCTGGAGCTCATCGACATGCGCGGCCTGGACTACGACGACCCCAAGTGGAGCGACCTTCTTGACGAGCTCACGCCCGAGGACTACTTCCTGAGCGTTGGCGTGGGCGGCTACGGCACCGCTGGCCTCAAGAGCGTCCAGAAGCCGTTCAACGTGGACGCCGACACCGCCGCGGGCCTCATCTACGGCGGCGCGGGCAGCATGGTCTCGGGCGATTCCGTGATGTACTGCACGCCGGTTACCGTTGCCATGACCTACAACCAGGACATCTACTCGCGCTATGGCGAGATGGTCGGCAACGAGGCGATTCTTGGCGGCGCCGCCGGCTGGTATGCCCCCTCGATGAACATCCACCGCACGCCGTTTACCGGCCGCAACGGCGAGTACTACTCCGAGGATGGCTTCCTCTCTGGCGTCGTGGGCTCGCTTGAGGTGCGCGGCGCGGCGAGCAAGGGCCTCTACGCCACCATCAAACACTTCGCCCTCAATGACCAGGAGAACCACCGCGGCGATACAGCTGGTCAGAAGTCCATGGCTACCTGGGCAAACGAGCAGGCCATCCGCGAGGTCTACCTCACGCCGTTTGAGATGTGCACCAAGGTCGACGACGTTGAGATGAGCTACCTGCAGAAGGACGGCGACACCTACAAGACCGCCACGCGCGAGGTCCCCGCGTGCACCGCCGTGATGAGCGCCTTCAACCGCATCGGCGCCACGTGGACGGGCGGCAACTACGCGCTGCTCACGGGCGTGCTCGCCAACGAGTGGGGCTTCCGCGGCTGGATTGTGACCGACTCTGCCTCCAGCGCCGGATCCTACATGGACGCGAGCCAGATGATCGAGGCCGGCGGCGTCTCCAAGCTCGCGCAGGCGGAGAGCCTGGCCAAGTGGAGCTTTGACCAGAACGACCCCGCCGAGTACCACTACGCCCGCGAGGCGGTACACAAGCTGCTCTACACCACGGCAAACAGCCACGTGATGAACGGTGCCATGCACGGCAGCGTGTGGGTGGACGGCCCGCAGAAGCTCGACTACGTTCGCTGGATCGGCACGGGCGTGAGCCTTGTGGGCCTGGGCCTCATCGGCTTCACCGGTTGGCGCAACCACGTCAAGCGTCGTGCCGAGAGGGTGGAGCGGGAGTAG
- a CDS encoding LytR/AlgR family response regulator transcription factor: MFKVLIVEDTPAEADVLRGFLARYAAEKRLELNVETLGSALEFIEARRAADLVLMDIDMPGINGMEAAQIMRGYDAQTPLIFVTNLAQYAVRGYSVDALDFVVKPVEYHDFAMRLDRAVRIMTRNARSTIALPTEDGVAVVAHSDLLFVDMLKHDVCYHLADGRVLRERGTMRATAQRLGEDEFVKVSSGCLVNMGCVTRIGAESVTVADGTELFFSRSQKKAALERLANFVGRSI; encoded by the coding sequence ATGTTCAAGGTCTTGATAGTCGAGGACACGCCCGCCGAGGCAGACGTTCTTCGGGGCTTTCTTGCGCGCTATGCAGCCGAGAAGCGCCTGGAGCTTAACGTGGAGACCCTCGGCAGCGCGTTGGAGTTCATCGAGGCCAGGCGCGCGGCCGACCTCGTGCTCATGGACATCGACATGCCCGGCATCAACGGCATGGAGGCAGCGCAAATCATGCGCGGTTACGACGCCCAGACGCCGCTCATCTTTGTGACCAACCTGGCCCAGTACGCGGTGCGTGGCTACTCCGTGGACGCGCTGGACTTTGTGGTCAAGCCCGTGGAGTACCACGACTTTGCGATGCGCCTGGACCGCGCGGTGCGCATCATGACCAGAAACGCGCGCAGCACGATCGCCCTGCCTACGGAGGACGGAGTTGCCGTTGTTGCCCACTCCGACCTGCTGTTTGTTGACATGCTCAAGCATGACGTCTGTTACCACCTGGCCGATGGGCGCGTACTCAGGGAGCGCGGCACCATGCGCGCCACGGCGCAGAGGCTCGGCGAGGACGAGTTCGTGAAGGTGTCCAGCGGGTGCCTGGTCAACATGGGATGCGTCACGAGGATCGGCGCGGAATCCGTGACCGTGGCGGATGGGACGGAGCTCTTCTTCAGCAGGTCCCAGAAGAAGGCAGCGCTTGAGCGGCTGGCCAACTTCGTCGGCAGGAGCATCTGA
- a CDS encoding ATP-binding protein, whose protein sequence is MPELGADGLVALVYALSAVVTLGSVGGGILMFTCRLARRERFGARIAALAAAVGLLAVAGAGLAPAFTDADGASYLLQLGLFSAMLALLVGVVAWLYKATPWTALFCCTAGYALQNFASGLTELCWLLAGVPEAADGSLGAHLTRFAINVTCILAVYVPFYLAFVRKLGREALEQIENPALLAIMAAVMLGVIGFDLLIKCIGDFGWIEDWCMVPLRVSHGLMCILTFALEYELLVNRRLQIEREAEARVHAERERQYELSRANIEAINVKCHDIKHQIRALAGGAVADPRALADLAHEVEFYDSAVRTGNEALDTILTEKRLTCTNEGITLSCVADGAALGFMRDADIYSFFGNALDNAIEATRGLDDIAMRSVSLVVRQVAGVASIHVENRYAHEPVVNGEGTLLTSKDDIANHGFGLRSMRLTVEGYGGTLATLVDREGRTFHVNAMIPLP, encoded by the coding sequence ATGCCGGAGCTGGGAGCCGATGGGCTGGTAGCCCTGGTGTACGCGCTCTCCGCCGTGGTGACGCTGGGCAGCGTTGGCGGCGGCATCCTCATGTTCACGTGCCGGTTAGCGCGACGGGAGCGCTTTGGGGCGCGGATTGCCGCACTGGCCGCTGCGGTGGGGCTTCTCGCCGTGGCCGGAGCGGGGCTAGCGCCAGCCTTCACGGACGCGGATGGGGCCTCCTACCTGCTGCAGCTTGGGCTCTTCTCGGCGATGCTTGCGCTTTTGGTGGGCGTCGTAGCGTGGCTGTACAAGGCCACGCCGTGGACGGCGCTGTTCTGTTGCACGGCAGGATACGCGCTGCAGAACTTTGCGTCCGGACTGACGGAACTTTGCTGGCTGCTGGCGGGGGTGCCCGAGGCAGCCGACGGCTCGCTGGGGGCGCACCTGACGAGGTTTGCCATCAACGTTACCTGTATCCTTGCCGTCTACGTGCCGTTTTACCTGGCGTTTGTGCGCAAGCTCGGGCGAGAGGCACTGGAGCAGATAGAGAACCCGGCGCTGTTGGCCATCATGGCGGCAGTCATGCTCGGCGTCATTGGGTTTGACCTGCTCATCAAGTGCATTGGGGACTTTGGCTGGATCGAGGACTGGTGCATGGTGCCGCTGCGCGTGTCCCATGGGCTCATGTGCATCCTGACCTTTGCGCTTGAGTACGAGCTGCTGGTCAACAGGCGCCTGCAGATCGAACGGGAGGCCGAAGCGCGCGTGCATGCGGAGCGCGAGCGGCAGTATGAGCTCAGCCGCGCCAACATAGAGGCCATCAACGTCAAGTGCCACGACATCAAACACCAAATCAGAGCGCTGGCTGGCGGCGCCGTTGCGGACCCGCGGGCGCTGGCGGACCTCGCGCATGAGGTGGAGTTCTACGACTCTGCCGTGCGCACCGGCAACGAGGCTCTGGACACCATTCTCACGGAGAAGCGCCTGACCTGCACAAACGAGGGAATCACCCTGAGCTGCGTGGCGGATGGTGCCGCACTTGGCTTCATGCGAGACGCAGACATCTACTCCTTCTTTGGAAACGCCCTGGACAATGCCATCGAGGCCACGCGCGGGCTGGACGACATCGCAATGCGCAGCGTCAGCCTGGTGGTGAGGCAGGTTGCCGGTGTGGCCTCCATCCACGTGGAGAACCGTTATGCGCACGAGCCCGTGGTCAACGGGGAGGGAACGCTCCTTACCAGCAAAGACGACATCGCCAACCACGGCTTTGGGCTGCGGTCCATGCGGCTCACGGTGGAGGGGTACGGAGGCACGCTGGCCACTCTCGTGGACCGCGAGGGACGCACGTTCCACGTCAACGCAATGATTCCGTTGCCGTAA